From the genome of Nicotiana sylvestris chromosome 1, ASM39365v2, whole genome shotgun sequence:
GAAACTAGAAATGtgttcccttattatccaggtgggcgcttgatgctaaaacttgaaatgcattcccttgttttccaggtgggcgcctgatgtcaaacttgaaatgtattcctttgttttccaagTGGCGCCTGATGtcaaacttgaaagtattcctttgttttctaggtgggatgtcaaacttgaaatgtattcctttgttttccaggtaggcgcctgatactgaactttgaaatgaattccctcgttctccaagtgggcacctatcattacaacaaaacagacaaaacaaaagaaacttttctgccccagtttggtaccaAGAACATCTGTGAGTattaatcgaatcatgttatcTAAAAGAaccctaagaatttaaaagctaaatcccattattcagtagggccctgaaaacttgaaactaaattccattatctaggatggtcctgaacacttaaaactaactcccattgtccaggagggtcctaaacaTTTAagactaaatcccattattcaggagggtcctgaatatTTAagactaaattccattatccaggaaggtcttgaaattttttaaattaaatcccattatctaggagggtcctgaacacttaaaactaaatcccattatctaggagggtcttgaaaattttaaattaaatctcattattcaggaggtcCTGAAAATTTATGGCCGAACCTGTCTGGCATAtgctttcctcacggagggttcctccggaacaaacgaaatttcctgcccctgtttcaatcaaagaaaagtttatcagtttaaaaatgtggtggttagtttgcggcattcttgctgaaggtggtcTTTCCAATGCCATGCTTTGTTCCGATTAGCTACCTTGGACTGGCAAAAAATTGTTTGACTTTCTGGTTGAACTCAACCATAGGACCCTGAATGACCCAAGTGCCCCACACTCATCATGTTGTTTTACATTTCTGTCCTTCCAATTTGAACCTCTGTATTTCCCCAAAGTTCACGAAACCACTCGACCACTTGAACTTCCACTAACACCTTATTTTTCATTTGCATCATGCTATTTCTGGTATGCTTTGGCCGCACTTTTTTTTGTGTGCAATTTGTAAGTTGGtaataagctttgaaatcctttattGTTTGCTTAACAAGTCTAACATTGAAAAAGACTTAGGGAAGtagacccaaaagaaaatgaaatgcagtGACTTCAAGagttaggaataaagaagaaaatttgaAACAGGATGACTGTTTGAGCAAGAAatggaaaagagacttatctgagcgaAGCAgttggcaccaatgatcatgacatgcatttcggattaaacAGCCCAGACCGTTCATATAATCATATTTCATTTCATGCCCCGTCTTCGTACTTTAAAACTGGGATTCCCATAATCCAATCTCTCTACAAAGTCAGGAGCCTcattcggcttgtagtgccctgatgtgttttcaccaacaagcctctctcatttgttcatctctcgaCTCATTGTTACCTTACGGTGCCcgagagggttttcaccaataagactctctcattttagttttctctcagctttccataGCCTTACGAtgtccgtgagggttttcaccaataagactctctcatttattcatttttccttgtgacagagtgttgcccctgatgtgaatcatacctctatctcgTTTGATTTGAATTCCTCAAAGATttatcggaaggtctttctttggaccgtaatgtaggcttttggataaggttagaaagaaaggacaTCATAGAGGCCCAAAAATAGCTTAAAATGAAAGGACtcagaattacaacttttggaatcgaatCTTTAcaaaaccacaacttctgccctagtttctttgcCTGGGGAATTTTGAATTGAATTTCGATGGggccgaaccgtgaggctgcctacgtatccttaaaaggaatcaggtcgaacgtagttcaagacgtaggaattgctttgtttttgttacttttttattttatttttcatttctttctttttctttacttttttcatttttctatttctcttttctctttttatttagtTATTTATATCTTCTATGTCTGTATTTCTAAACTCTgattctgattccaaaagataggtatgaaggaaaataaataaggctcaaaaggggtaataaaggataaagtgtttagatagcataaTAAAATGCCTTCgacattccaatcttcaaaacatgtcaagtacAAATGACACAAATAGACAAcctgaagaaatcatacataatatattttgactacgtcagaattgatagccatatctatacttcgccttctatatctgttaaatacaaagcaccattggacaactcTCTCGTTACAATGAACGGCCCCTGCAAATTTGGgacaaacttgcctttagcttccacCTGATGTGGAatgatgcgtttcaatacttgctgacccacttcaaatttccggggatgcaccttcttgttgtaagctcttgccattctcttctgatacaattgaccatgacacactACCGCCAgtcgtttctcgtcaatcagaCTTAACTGCTCTAATCGGGTTttaacccattcatcatcatcaatttcagcttcaacaacaattcaaagggatggaatttcgaccgtTGTGGGTATAACTACTTCAGTACCATATACCAGCaagtaaggagttgcacctactgaagtgcgaacagtagtgagGTAACCCAGCagagcaaaaggcaacttttcatgccattgcctagaaccttgcaccgtctttcaaagtatcttctttatgttcttgttaaccgcctcaacagctccatttgccttggggcgatatggagTGGAATTTCGATgcataatcttgaactgttggcatacctctttcatcaaatgactgttaagattagcaccattgtctgtGATGACTGCCATGGGGATTCCGAACCGAAAAAATGAGGTTtaaatgaacaaaatcgaccattgCCTTCTTGGTAACATATTTGAAAGtcatagcttcaacccacttagtgaaatagttgatggccaccagaataaacctgtgcccatttaaTGCTtggctcaatcggtccaatgtcatccatgccccaagcaacaaaaggtcaaggtgcggacattgtatgcaactcaaacggcggagagtgaatcaaatcaccgtgtatatggcattgatgacacttgcgcacaaagctAATGCAATCTCGTTCCaaggtgagccaataataccctgctcgaaaaATTTTCATTGCCAAAACACACctactcatatgcggtccgcaaactccggaatgaatttcggtcatgatagtcgtggcttgttgagcatctatgcacctcagaAGTCCAAGatttggagttcttttgtacaaagttcccccgctcaagaaaaatccactagccaaatgtcgaattgttctcttttgatcacctgtggcctgtactggatacacccccatcttGATGTATTCccggatatcatggaaccacggttcaccatcaagttcctcCTCAACCACATTACAGTAGGCATGCTTATCACAGACTTGAATATGTAGAGGGTCAatataagccttatccggatggtgtaacattaATGTCAAGGTAGCCAAGGCATCGACAAACGCATTATGGATCctaggaatatgcctgaactccactgatctgaaccgttgacaaagatcgtgcaaacattgttgatacggtatgagctttaaatcccaagtctcccattctccctgaatctggtgcaccaacaGATCCGAATcttccaagaccaagacttcctggactcccatatctacagctaaccttaaacccaaaatgcatgcctcatactcagccatgtttttggtacaatagaaacgaagttgggctgtaacagggtagtggtgccctgtttcagaaatgagcacAGCCCCTATTctgacacctttcatgttagcggttccatcaaagaaaagtttccaacctggattTTCATCCTGCTCCacctcgtcaatatgcatcaccttttcatcaggaaaataagtcctcaatggctcatattcttcatccactgggttctcgaccaaatgatcggccaatgttTGGTCTTTCATCgcggttcgagtcacatagatgatgtcaaactctgtgagcaaaattttcCACTTTGTaagtctccctgtgggcataggtttctgaaagatatactttagggGATCCATGCGTGAAATGGGGTacgtagtgtaggatgacaagtaatgcttcaacttttgtgccacccaagtcagggcacaacatgtcctttcaaggggagtatacttaacctcataggacgtagacttcttgctgagataatagatgccttgatccttcctgccagtgatgtcatgttgacccaacacacaaccgaatgaattatccaggattgtcaaatagagaattaaaggtctccCGGGTTTCAGCGGGACTAACATAGGTGGGTTTGACATGTACCctttgatcttatcaaatgcctcctggcactcatcagtccatttgaccgcaacatccttctttagaaacttaaatatgggctcacaagttatcatgagttgagcaataaacctgctgatgtagtttaaACGCccgagcaaactcatcacctcagtcttattcattgggggtggcaattcttggatagatttgatctttgatggatccaactcaatgcctcgtcgactgactatgaacccTAATAGTTTCCCAAACGGAACACCAAttgcacactttgcagggttgatcttaagattgtacctgcggagcctctaGAAAAACATTCTCAAGTCTCCGACGTAGTTGGACTGCTTTCTTGACTTGATGACCACATCATCCACATagacctcaatttctttgtgtatcatgtcatggaacacgatagtcattgccctcatgtaagttgcctcaTCATTTTTAAACCAAATAGTATTACCCTATAGCAATACGTTCCCCATGGTTGATGAACgatgtcttttctgcatcttcctcatccattaaaatctggtgatatcccgcataacaatccacaaaagacttgATCTCATGCTTGGTAtagttatcaatcaaaatgtggatatttggcaatgggaagttatcctttggacttgctttgttgagatcacgATAATCAACGCATACCCTGGTCTTACCGTCCTtatttggtactggcacaacattagcAAACCAAGTGGGGTAttgcgtgactcgaatgacctttgcatccaactgttttgtgatttcttccttgatcttcacaATCATATCAGTCTTAAAATTCCTtaacttctgcttgacgggaaggaatgccggatcagttggcaatttgtgTACTACCAAGTCAGTACTCAAACCttgcatgtcgtcatatgaccatgcaaaaatgtctttatattcaaacagtgctttgattatttcttccttgatttgtggttccaagtgtacacttatcttggtttctctgatattatctggatcccctaaattgattgcttcagtttcattcaaattaggcttgggtttctcttcaaaatgatttagttctttacaaatttcctcaaatgctttctcttcatcatattctgtgtcatcatcacactctatttcttggattattatttcagagttagattgacttttaaggcttggccgaagattcctcatgcatgtcatgccactgaaaccagcataaaaaactgtacaaagaaagaaaaa
Proteins encoded in this window:
- the LOC138875597 gene encoding uncharacterized protein, whose translation is MKDQTLADHLVENPVDEEYEPLRTYFPDEKVMHIDEVEQDENPGWKLFFDGTANMKGVRIGAVLISETGHHYPVTAQLRFYCTKNMAEYEACILGLRLAVDMGVQEVLVLEDSDLLVHQIQGEWETWDLKLIPYQQCLHDLCQRFRSVEFRHIPRIHNAFVDALATLTLMLHHPDKAYIDPLHIQVCDKHAYCNVVEEELDGEPWFHDIREYIKMGVYPVQATAEIDDDEWVKTRLEQLSLIDEKRLAVVCHGQLYQKRMARAYNKKVHPRKFEVGQQVLKRIIPHQVEAKGKFVPNLQGPFIVTRELSNGALYLTDIEGEV